The nucleotide sequence AAGCGTCGCCAACAAACTCTTGATCCAGTACTCTGTTCTTCCTAATTCTAAAAGAGGTTCTATGTTTACCCGTTGAAATACAAGGTTCCAAACTTCCAACAAACCCCAATTTGGTGTCTTACCtagtttttaaaaattttaatgttCACATGGGGTTAGATTGACATGTGACATCCAATCATTATCTACATGGGTGCCACGTCATGCATTAACAAAGGTTTTGAAAAAgtctaacaaagtatgaaagTGTCCCACAATcctcacttttctttttttgacaatgggatgaaaaaaacttgatgtataaaagtttaaaaaccaCGATATGTATAGTAAAGTGAGAATTACCTTAATATTGTAATCTAAATCCTTGAATCAAATATAAGATTGATTAACTATGATAGGGGTGGTTCGTTATGGAATCCCAAACTGAAAATGGGATCCTGAATCCAAACCGAAAATTTTCGGGAtgagaatttgaagaccaatcccGAACTGAAATTTCGTTATTCCTAattttcgggattcccgaaatatGTTTTGGTATTTCGGGATGGATCGTGAttggattttgggttttttggtCGAAATCTGATATTTTTTGGATGTGGAagcctaaaattttatttcctaatttcatatcaattaaaatttaggtttttttacctcatattaatttgaaatttcataCTAATTGAAATACCAATTCGTTCATAGCAAGTCCAATTGATGTTCCAAAGTTCCAAATTACTTAATTTCATACTTCTATTTCTAATATTGTCTACTATCAAACTACTTAAGTTCAACATTCAACATGCatgaaatcaaaataaatatatatatatttttagtttgatttGGGATTCTCGAACCACTGAATATCGAAAAATTTGGGATCGATTTGGTatgaattttgaaaattttggtatTATCGGTTTGAGAATTTTTCAGTATgagatcaaaaaaaaaaattatttggtttgggatttgcgGAAAAGTTTCCAGCCCTGGACTAAATCCAGAAAACAAGACTCcccaaaacttgaagcaattttAGCATACTTGTCAAATAAGtacaaagaaggaaaaaaaaggataaagttGTAAAGAAAGCAAGGGTCCGACGTGGCCCAACTTATCCTAAAACGCGCGTGGTGCATTACAGTGTGACATGTCCTCTGGATCCCACCTCAGAGAGGAGACCCCACCATGACGTTGACCACGGCCCCTCCCCTATATCGTTTTCTTCTCCGGATTTCGCACACGAACACGAGTGGCTCTAACAATCCAACACCTCTCCAACCATCATTTCCCCATCTACCTCACAATTCCACCCGCACCAAAATCCCTAAAATTCAATCCCAAAATTCTCCCAAAGAAGCTCAGCAGCTATGTGGAGCGGTGGAGAAGCTAGTGGtagtggcggtggcggtggtgCTGGCGTCGGCCGTGGAATCTACTGGGGACGGAAGGAGGAGGTCTCTGATTCCAAAGGAATCGTTGTTATCTTCGCTTGGGTTTCGATTCAGGAGAGGCACTTGCAGAATCATGTGGATTTGTACTCCTCTCTCGGTTGGAATTCCCTCGTTTGCCATTCCCATTTTCTCCATGCGTAAGTGGATTTTCTTTTCTCGCATTTTCTCACCACCCAAACAGAACAAACATTTACAtgagctgtttttttttttcagattcttTTTGTACTGAATCTTTCGTGGGTTTGCTTGTATTTGGTAGATATTTGGTTTATGATTCATGGATGGGTTTAAAGATTGGATTTTTATTCAGTTTTTGCTGCATTTTGAGCTGATTTTTTTGCTCTGACGATGACATTATGTGCAGATTCTATCCCGAAAAGGCCATGTCGTCCGCCTTTGTTATTCTCAACGAGCTTGTTGAGGTCAGCTTCCTTCCCAGTTTGCCAATTTCTTATTAATCGCTTCTTCAGATTTTGATCCATATGTTAAATATGGAGCTACGATCTGATTCCGGGGATAATGACTGTATCGTTAGTTGTGTGTGTACGTGTATTACTCGCCCAATGGCGAGAAAGAACCCAACTCTTATATGGCGTAAAATCCTATTCCCATCCCATTCTAACTTCAAATTGCTTTTAATGCCGGATGAATTTGGCATGCATAGCTTTTAATTTTGCTCAAGTTTAATCTATGGAGTGTCcctgttatttatttattttgggtaTGCAGGAGCTAAGGGTTAAGCCATGTCCTGTAGTCTTTGTGGCTCTTTCTGCTGGTACAAAAGCTTGTATGTACAAGGTTTTTCGGGTAAGTTCTGTGAGTAGTGGATACCCGACTTTGTATCTGGTACTGATAAGTTGATTTCTGGAATGTTAGAAGTCTTAACTAGTCTTTTCTGATTTCATTACAATGGTTGTACTGTGTAATATAATAGCtttgaaaaatgtaaatgcaGATTATTGACGGAATTTGTGAAGGTCAGCTTTATCCGgtatgtgtttctttgtagtTTCAGTTAAAAATTGTGCAGTAATTTGTTCATAATGCCCATTTGATCCCACATGTTCATTTTGAAACTCTGTTCTTATTAGTTATATAACTTTGTGAAGGCTGAATATCGATTGGTCAGAAAGTGTATTACTGGACACATCTATGATTCTGGTCCAGTTGATTTTACAAGTGATCTGGGCACTCAATATGCTCTACACCCAACCATTCTAAAGATGCCTGGATCTTCAAAACTGGTTTCTTGGGTAGCTAAAGGCATTGCTTCCGGTTTGGATGCGTTGTATCTTACTAGATTTGAATCCCAGTGCGCTGAGTATTGGCACGCTCTGTTTTCATCTGTTGTAAGTTGTCATTCAGCCTTTACTCATCTATAGCTGTCTATTGTTTGTTTCTGTTAGTTAATGGActtatttaagttttttttttctgtagaaTTTGGGTGCTCCATTTCTCGTTCTGTGCTCTGATAAAGATGATCTGGCCCCCTATCATATTATCTGCAATTTCACTCAACGTTTACAAGAACTTGGAGGAGATGTCAAGCTTGTGAAATTGAATGGCTCCCCTCACCTAGGTTTGTCTCAAAACATTTTCCCTTTTCTGTCCTTTTCTGTAATTTTAATATCCTTAGAGTGCACTACCTACGAAAGTTACATCGCTCATCAGCAGGTATCTGGAAACCAGTAGACATAGCTTAGCACTGCTCTCTAACATTATCTTTGTAGTAATGTAAGAAATTATATCATTTTGTTTGGGTGATGTTATGGCATGTCAAGCGTGTTCAACAGGCAACTCTCTTGAACAGTATAAAATGTTCTATTGAAATTGTCTGAATCCTTGTGGGCACCATCGTATTTTGGACAAAcataaagtaaaagcaatagATGCAAAAGTTTTAAAATCATATGGTTAAAGCTTTGTTTAGTTTTTAGGAGGTTCAGAGGATTTTCATTCTCTTAGTTGGAGGCCGTGATTCAGTCAGTCTTGTACCATTAAACATGTGGTATATTTCATGCCAATCTATGGTAATGGGGAGTCTAGACCTGGTGCTGACCTTCAGTCCAACATGATTATTGGTAAAATGAACTTGCAGAATTACAGATATAGATAGTTCTGCTCAGATATTTAAGTAGCACATAGaatttttcacatttttaaCTCTCGGTTTACTTCAATGCTTGTGGCACATAAGAACTaaacaaatataattttatgtttGTTTCAGGTCATTATAAGCATTATCCAATACAGTATAGGTCTTCCGTTACTCATTTTCTTGAAAAGGCTGCCTCGGTATTTTCTCAAAGAATTAAAGAACTTGAAGGTGAAAATACTAACATGGAAGGCGTGCAAGATGAGATATCTGAACTAATATGTGATCTCCAGAAAGCAGCAGTTAACTCTAATCAGAGCCTTAGAAGAGTTGCAGTGGAGCCAAGCGACCACTTCTTCTTGCCAAGTTCAGCTGAGAATCAAAATAGTAGAGACTCTGGGTCTTTAcaagatgaaaaaaaagaaagatccGTCTCTCTGCCCAGTCCCCCAAGCATTAGTGCACATAGTGTACT is from Malus sylvestris chromosome 5, drMalSylv7.2, whole genome shotgun sequence and encodes:
- the LOC126624298 gene encoding uncharacterized protein LOC126624298 — translated: MWSGGEASGSGGGGGAGVGRGIYWGRKEEVSDSKGIVVIFAWVSIQERHLQNHVDLYSSLGWNSLVCHSHFLHAFYPEKAMSSAFVILNELVEELRVKPCPVVFVALSAGTKACMYKVFRIIDGICEGQLYPAEYRLVRKCITGHIYDSGPVDFTSDLGTQYALHPTILKMPGSSKLVSWVAKGIASGLDALYLTRFESQCAEYWHALFSSVNLGAPFLVLCSDKDDLAPYHIICNFTQRLQELGGDVKLVKLNGSPHLGHYKHYPIQYRSSVTHFLEKAASVFSQRIKELEGENTNMEGVQDEISELICDLQKAAVNSNQSLRRVAVEPSDHFFLPSSAENQNSRDSGSLQDEKKERSVSLPSPPSISAHSVLGQVLFDVCVPKNVEGWDIKFCGSLNGQPFASARRNSPPRGLKSFRRSRL